AAGCCAACAAATACGCGCAGGCAAACCCTGCCAGTGAATCTTTTTTTGAGCCATTTGTATCCACTTTTTCAAGTGATCATCATGACCAAACAACTCGAGTACCTTTTTGTCTGTCTCATAAATGTCCTGTGGATCTCCAGACAAAGCCACCCATCTGAACGGTCCACTTCCTTTAGCAAAAAGATCTCTGATGTACTCTGGTACATATCCAGGTATCTCAAAGGCGTTTTGAACACCATGATCATATGCTAATCTACGAATATTATTTCCGTACTCGAAAACCTTTGCGCCTTGCTTTTTCATTTGTAAAATAGCTTCTATGTGTTCAGATACAGATGAATAAACTCTTTCGAGATATTCTTTTGGATTACTCTTTCTGAGTTTTGCAGCTTCTTCCACGCTGAGATTTTTAGGGATGTAACCGTTTAATGGATCATGGGCTGCCGTTTGGTCTGTAACCACATCTGGAATTACTCCCATTTGCACAAGTTTTGGATGGACCTCGGCAGCATTGCCAAGAAGAGCAATTGAGAGTGGTTTTCTCTCTTTTTTCGCTTGATTCACCAATTTGATAGCTTCATTCAGATCATCTGTCCATGTATCGAGATAACCTGTATTCATTCTACGATCAATCATTCTCTTGTCAACTTCTACCGCGAGTATCACACCATCGTTCATTGTCACAGCTAATGGCTGTGCACCACCCATCTCACCAAGTCCAGCCGTTAGAACGAATTTTCCAGCAAGAGTTCCATTAAAATATTTTTTCGCAACTGCGTAGAATGTTTCATATGTACCTTGGAGAATCCCTTGAGTGCCTATGTAGATCCAACTTCCAGCTGTCATTTGCCCAAACATGATAAGTCCACGTTCTTCAAGTTCTCTGAAATATTCCCAGGTTGCCCATTTAGGTACTAACAGAGAGTTTGCTATCAATACTCGCGGTGACCATTCGTGAGTCTTGAAGACTGCAACAGGTTTACCACTTTGCACAAGGAGCGTTTCATCATTTTCAAGTTTCTTCAGTGTTTCAATTATTTTATCGAAACATTCCCAATTCCTGGCAGCTTTTCCCGTTCCACCGTAAACAATGAGATTAGCAGGATCTCTTGCAACTTCGGGGTCAAGGTTATTCATGAGCATTCTCATTGCCGCTTCAGTTTGCCAACTTTTGCACGTTAGAGTTGTACCTCGTGGGGCTTTGATTATTCTCATAGAATTTTGAACCTCCTTCCCTTTTTCCCAAAGATTATTGTATCATTTTCATGATAGTGATTTGCAGGAGGAGAAAGATGAGAATACTAATAGTAGATTCAAATGAAATTCAGGAACGGTTGACTGAACAATTGTTTTATGCAAACACATCTGTCAGTGAGTTTGTTAAAGAACAAATTGAAAAATATGACGGTCCTTTCGATGATGTTCTAAGGAGAAATATCGTTGTTGCTCAACAAACAGGACTACCTCTTTGTCAAGATACAGGAATGATTGAGTTCTTTGTTTTCAAAGGATACAATATCGTTTTCACACAACCTATCGACGAGATTCTCAATGAAGCTGTGAGACGTGTCTATAAAAAAAACCCGTTCAGATATTCAGTTGTGAACGATCCGATTTTTGAAAGGAAAAATACATTTGACAACACTCCAGCTATCGTTCACACTTTTATAACCAATCAAGAATATGTACAGATACGTTTTCTTGTAAAAGGTGGTGGAAGTGAAAACTTGACAAGATTATTTATGCTGAACCCTTCTGCGCGAATTGACGAAATAATTGATGTGGTTGTAAACCATGTAAAAGAACATGGTGCTAAGGGATGTCCTCCTTTGAATGTAGGAATAGGGATTGGAGGAAGTTCTGACAAAGCTGTGGTTCTTTCCAAATTAGCTTTGACAAGAGAACTGAACGAACAAAACGAAGATGCACGTTATGCAGAACTTGAGAAAGTGATTCTCAACAGACTCAATCAACTCAAAATAGGTTTTCAAGGATTGTTTTTTGGAATAACCGCCTACTCAGTCCATATAGAACATGCCCCAACACATATAGCTAATTTGCCCGTTGCAATATCTTTTGATTGCTATTTATGCAGGAAAGGGGTTATAAACGTTGAACCCAAGAGAATTGAAAATATCTGAAAGGATAAATTACTCTGGAATATTTTTGATCATGAGGGATGCTGCTCAAAAAAGAATTCAAGATCTACTTGAACAGAAAAAAGTACTACCTTTTGATCTCTCAGGTCAAATAGTATTTTATGCCGGACCCACAAAATCACTGAATGGCAAAGTTGCAATCGGACCGACAACCAGTGAAAGGATGGATCGGTACTTAAAAATGCTCTTTGAACTTGGTGTTGTTGCAACTGTCGGGAAAGGTAAGAGAGGTGAACTTGCAAGAAATCTCTGTCGAGAATATGGACGAGTTTATTTTGTCGCCCCAAGCGGTGCTGCGGCAGCGTTATCTGAACATGTGAAAAAAATAGAATTAATAGCCTTTGATGACCTTGGACCAGAGGCAGTTTATAAAATAGAAGTTGTCGAATTCCCATTGATAGTAGCCATAGATAGTGAAGGCAATGATTTTTTTGCCTTAGAAAATTACCGGATTTGATTGTGAGTAATAGTGCGGTTTGAGATATTATGAGGAGGGCATGGTATGAGTTTTGCAGGAATCTTTGCTGGGATCTGCGCTTTAGTTTTTTGGTTTGTCAAATTACCATATTGGAATGTAGTTACTGCTTTGGCTGTGAGTTTCATGATCTTTGTACTATTTTTGAATATTTTCTCTAAGAAAAAAGCATCGACGAATCATGTTGAGGTTGAAGACAAAGAAATTGTAAATCTGTTCAGAGAACTATTTGTATCTTCTCATGGTCTTCGCGACGATGCTCAGAATTTGACAAATATATCAGGACAGATGAGTGAGATGGCTGAGTTGACTACGAAAAGAGTCAAACGAATCTCTGAATTAATCCAGTCTCTGACAGCAGCTCTTGAAGAAACTTCGTCTGGAGCAACTGAGATAGCAAATTTCGCAAGGGTAATAGGCCAGAATTCTGAAAAAATGCAAGAGAGATTTGAACAAATAGAACATGATGTTTCACGGTTAAGAGAAAGTATGAATGATCTATCGAATGAAAATCTCGTTGCAAAGGAAAGACTCGCAGACTTAGTGCAAACTATGGATGAATTATCAAACGTATCTGGTGGCATCAGGCAGATGGTCCAGACGATCCAGCAGATATCCGAGCAAACGAATCTTTTGGCACTGAACGCGGCGATAGAGGCAGCACGTGCAGGTGAGCACGGTCGAGGTTTTGCTGTGGTTGCGGATGAAGTGAGAAAACTTGCTGAACAATCTCGTGTCTCGGCAGAACAGATTTCCAATCAGATCTCAAATATCGAATCTGCTATTAGAAGTTCAGTAGAGAAAGGTATTGCAGTTGCTGAAGCTGTTCAGAAGACCATCAAAGTGAATGAAGATTTTTCAAGTAGTCTTACTTTACTTAAAGACACCGTTAATCACTTTAAAAAAATAGTCGATGATATTATCTCTTCAATAAATTCTCAGATACAATCGACGCAAGAAATAGAATCGGCTGTAAATGCTAATGCAAATACAGCGAGTGATATTCTGAACTTTGCAGAAGAGACGGATAAAACTATTCGATCGCTCAGTGATATTTCCCAGAATTTGTTGAAGAATGGGCAAATTCTATCTATAAAATCACTGAAACTGAGAAGTTTGACAGGTGCAAGAAAGTGGTTAATTGAACAAATAAATGATTTGGCTCGATTGATATCGCTTCCTGAGTGCCAGAGATTAGATTGGCAGAGTTTTGAACCATACGCCAAGGAATTTTTGAAAACAAAGAGTGATATCTATGAAGCAGTTTTCATTGCAGACTCTGAAGGTAATTTCATAACTACCACAGGTACAAAAGGCAGCATTTCAGATAGGGCATACTTCAAATACATAAAGCAGAACAAAATCGATTGGACGATATCTGACCCAATTCAATCTCGTGCCACTGGTAATATGGTCTTGACAGTAGCTTTTGCGATAAGAGATGGAGAAAAATTCAAAGGTCTTGCTGGCGCCAATTTGATTCTGAAAAGGTTAGAACAACAGGTGGAACACGAAAATATCGGATAAAATTATTGGCAAAAATGGCATTTACAATAATGACCAGATGAGATCTCAATTAGATCTGGTTCTTTTTCTTGGCAGATTTTCTGTGCCTTAGGGCATCTTGTATGAAAAACACAGCCGTTTGGTGGTTTTGCAGGGTTAGGTATTTCACCGCGTGGTACGGATCTTATTTTCCTCCCAGTACCGACACTTGGTACACAATCGAGTAAAGCCAGTGTATAAGGATGGGATGCCTTTTGAAAGATATCGTCTTTTGTACCAAGTTCCATAATCTTTCCAAGATACATCACCGCAACATGTGTTGCCATATAATCCACAACAGCTAAATTATGCGTGATGAACAAATAGGTAAGAGAGAATTTTTCCCTTAATTCCTTGAGCAGCGCAAGAACTCTGGCTTGGACAGAAACATCTAAAGCAGAAGTTGGCTCATCGAGAACTACGAATTTGGGTCTTAAGACAAGGGCACGTGCTATTGCTATTCTTTGCCTTTGACCACCCGAGAACTCATGTGGATATCTAAACATGTGTTCCTCTCTAAGCCCAACCATCTCCAGGATTTCTTTTATTCTGACATATATTTCATCTGATCTGAGTTTCAAATGTATCTTCAAACTTTCTCCTATGATGTCTTTGACGAGTTTGCGAGGGTGAAGCGAATTATATGGATCTTGTTGTACTATTTGCATTTGCCTACGATATTGAAGCATTTCCTTGCCAGACAACTTGGTTATATCTCGCCCATCATAGATCAGATTACCAGAAGTAGGTTCGATCAACTTGAGAAGTGTCCGACCAAGTGTGCTCTTCCCCGATCCAGATTCTCCTACCACTGCATAGATAGAGCCCTTTGGAACCTGAAAGGTCACGTCGTCAACGGCTCTTACGTATATGGGTTTAGAAAGCAATGATTTTCTTATCTCAAAATACTTCTTCAGATTCCTAACATCTATAAGTGTCTCCATAACCAGATCCTCCTAACGGTAGAGATGACAAGCTACGTAGTGGTTTGGTTTTACTTCATAAAGATTTGGAAATTCGCTATGACATTTGTCAAAAACATGTTTACATCTTGGATGAAAACGACAACCTGGTGGCGGATCCACTAAATCTGGAACAGTTCCAGGTATCCCAACGAGTTCTTTACTTTTACCAATGACTGGAATCGATTCGATTAGACCTTTTGTATATGGATGAAGAGGCTGGTCAAATATCTCACTACTTGTTGCGACTTCGATGACATTTCCAGCATACATCACCGCGACTCTGTCGCAAAATTCAGAAGCAATCCCAAGGTCATGGGTAATGAGAATCACGGCATTTTTTCCAACCGTCACCAATTTATCAAGTAATTCGAGTATTTGAGCCTGAATAGTCACGTCAAGCGCAGAAGTTGGCTCATCGGCAATCAACAATCTTGGTTTTACAGCAAGTGCCATAGCTATCATCACCCTCTGAGCCATTCCACCGCTTAACTCATGTGCATAAAGATCCTTCGTTCTTTGCCAGTCCAAGCCAACCATTTCAAGTGCTTCTTTGATCTGCTCATAGGCGTCATTCAATGATATTCCTTGACTATGGGCT
The DNA window shown above is from Thermotoga profunda AZM34c06 and carries:
- a CDS encoding FumA C-terminus/TtdB family hydratase beta subunit, translating into MNPRELKISERINYSGIFLIMRDAAQKRIQDLLEQKKVLPFDLSGQIVFYAGPTKSLNGKVAIGPTTSERMDRYLKMLFELGVVATVGKGKRGELARNLCREYGRVYFVAPSGAAAALSEHVKKIELIAFDDLGPEAVYKIEVVEFPLIVAIDSEGNDFFALENYRI
- a CDS encoding methyl-accepting chemotaxis protein; its protein translation is MSFAGIFAGICALVFWFVKLPYWNVVTALAVSFMIFVLFLNIFSKKKASTNHVEVEDKEIVNLFRELFVSSHGLRDDAQNLTNISGQMSEMAELTTKRVKRISELIQSLTAALEETSSGATEIANFARVIGQNSEKMQERFEQIEHDVSRLRESMNDLSNENLVAKERLADLVQTMDELSNVSGGIRQMVQTIQQISEQTNLLALNAAIEAARAGEHGRGFAVVADEVRKLAEQSRVSAEQISNQISNIESAIRSSVEKGIAVAEAVQKTIKVNEDFSSSLTLLKDTVNHFKKIVDDIISSINSQIQSTQEIESAVNANANTASDILNFAEETDKTIRSLSDISQNLLKNGQILSIKSLKLRSLTGARKWLIEQINDLARLISLPECQRLDWQSFEPYAKEFLKTKSDIYEAVFIADSEGNFITTTGTKGSISDRAYFKYIKQNKIDWTISDPIQSRATGNMVLTVAFAIRDGEKFKGLAGANLILKRLEQQVEHENIG
- a CDS encoding fumarate hydratase, encoding MRILIVDSNEIQERLTEQLFYANTSVSEFVKEQIEKYDGPFDDVLRRNIVVAQQTGLPLCQDTGMIEFFVFKGYNIVFTQPIDEILNEAVRRVYKKNPFRYSVVNDPIFERKNTFDNTPAIVHTFITNQEYVQIRFLVKGGGSENLTRLFMLNPSARIDEIIDVVVNHVKEHGAKGCPPLNVGIGIGGSSDKAVVLSKLALTRELNEQNEDARYAELEKVILNRLNQLKIGFQGLFFGITAYSVHIEHAPTHIANLPVAISFDCYLCRKGVINVEPKRIENI
- a CDS encoding ABC transporter ATP-binding protein, giving the protein MNRGSLLNVNNLRVIFHTYRGTIKALNGVELWLNEEERLGIVGETGCGKSVTALSIMRLIEQPGEIIDGSILFNGKDLLKLSEDEMDKIRGKQISMIFQEPIAALNPVFKVGFQIAETIAHSQGISLNDAYEQIKEALEMVGLDWQRTKDLYAHELSGGMAQRVMIAMALAVKPRLLIADEPTSALDVTIQAQILELLDKLVTVGKNAVILITHDLGIASEFCDRVAVMYAGNVIEVATSSEIFDQPLHPYTKGLIESIPVIGKSKELVGIPGTVPDLVDPPPGCRFHPRCKHVFDKCHSEFPNLYEVKPNHYVACHLYR
- the hutU gene encoding urocanate hydratase gives rise to the protein MRIIKAPRGTTLTCKSWQTEAAMRMLMNNLDPEVARDPANLIVYGGTGKAARNWECFDKIIETLKKLENDETLLVQSGKPVAVFKTHEWSPRVLIANSLLVPKWATWEYFRELEERGLIMFGQMTAGSWIYIGTQGILQGTYETFYAVAKKYFNGTLAGKFVLTAGLGEMGGAQPLAVTMNDGVILAVEVDKRMIDRRMNTGYLDTWTDDLNEAIKLVNQAKKERKPLSIALLGNAAEVHPKLVQMGVIPDVVTDQTAAHDPLNGYIPKNLSVEEAAKLRKSNPKEYLERVYSSVSEHIEAILQMKKQGAKVFEYGNNIRRLAYDHGVQNAFEIPGYVPEYIRDLFAKGSGPFRWVALSGDPQDIYETDKKVLELFGHDDHLKKWIQMAQKKIHWQGLPARICWLGQGERTQMGLAMNDMVKKGVLKAPIVIGRDHHDTGSVASPYRETEAMKDGSDAIADWPILNALLNTSSGATWVSVHHGGGVGIGYSIHAGMVIVADGTELASKKLERVLTNDSGIGVIRHLDAGYEIALETAKKKNLHYPMMD
- a CDS encoding ABC transporter ATP-binding protein, giving the protein METLIDVRNLKKYFEIRKSLLSKPIYVRAVDDVTFQVPKGSIYAVVGESGSGKSTLGRTLLKLIEPTSGNLIYDGRDITKLSGKEMLQYRRQMQIVQQDPYNSLHPRKLVKDIIGESLKIHLKLRSDEIYVRIKEILEMVGLREEHMFRYPHEFSGGQRQRIAIARALVLRPKFVVLDEPTSALDVSVQARVLALLKELREKFSLTYLFITHNLAVVDYMATHVAVMYLGKIMELGTKDDIFQKASHPYTLALLDCVPSVGTGRKIRSVPRGEIPNPAKPPNGCVFHTRCPKAQKICQEKEPDLIEISSGHYCKCHFCQ